The Primulina eburnea isolate SZY01 chromosome 6, ASM2296580v1, whole genome shotgun sequence genome contains a region encoding:
- the LOC140834432 gene encoding uncharacterized protein isoform X3 — protein sequence MYRQLVLRNNINKIVYLREAQEAAAEGRYGHETRLDPKSVKRDFPATVYQDRNRDSRRSSEIVIFVGEDKALRSLTPENFIQYVELIFEMNEDTKTLTVRGVPARGADDILRLGAFGFPVKDYSHRERERVTVWSCGFKADEVKNKSQTSAGDAADRAKDNAHEAEGRGKGVERTVVDKTKEAAGNVADTTKGVAHGAKENTEKVVDGAADAPQSVGDRAKQTAKKIKETVVGKADEAKSRR from the exons ATGTATCGTCAACTAGTGCTGAGAAACAACATCAACAAAATCGTCTACTTGAGGGAGGCTCAAGAGGCCGCCGCTGAAGGTCGTTACGGCCATGAGACACGGCTGGATCCGAAGAGCGTGAAGCGCGACTTCCCAGCTACAGTATACCAGGACCGCAATCGAGATTCTCGCCGTAGCTCTGAGATCGTCATTTTTGTTGGCGAAGACAAAGCCCTTCGAAGCCTCACACCGGAGAACTTTATTCAATATGTGGAGCTAATTTTCGAGATGAATGAAGACACTAAAACGTTGACCGTGCGCGGAGTTCCAGCACGGGGGGCGGATGATATCTTACGCTTGGG GGCATTCGGATTTCCTGTCAAAGACTACAGTCACAGGGAAAGGGAAAGGGTTACTGTTTGGAGCTGCGGATTCAAGGCTGATGAGGTAAAGAACAAGAGTCAGACCTCCGCCGGAGATGCGGCCGACAGAGCGAAAGATAATGCGCACGAAGCGGAGGGAAGGGGTAAGGGAGTTGAGAGAACGGTTGTGGACAAGACGAAGGAAGCTGCAGGGAATGTGGCGGATACGACTAAGGGCGTTGCTCATGGAGCGAAGGAGAACACCGAGAAGGTGGTGGATGGCGCAGCGGACGCACCGCAGAGTGTAGGAGACCGGGCGAAGCAGACGGCGAAGAAGATCAAAGAGACGGTGGTTGGGAAGGCAGACGAAGCGAAGTCGAGGCGTTGA